The following are encoded in a window of Bacillota bacterium genomic DNA:
- a CDS encoding DUF5677 domain-containing protein: MEITDRMTTLYDDLDQAAENIGQIPIEEASDYDRVLQLFFNRSRRTFRAVKLLAEHGYGEQSLILVRTLYEDTVNLLYISTNPDRLAKLFLEYAHFRNFKYLQYLQEHYPDSLKLEGSDTLHTLIHEYERVKQNYPRGDSWSGHSIGQLARTLNLDGLHETLYKITSDLAHGNVAGVYHFLVTKDNRTIGVQSGTSLDYATQSVILAVECFRLILNEVNRHFKLPFDETLEHTRRGLAALSH, encoded by the coding sequence ATGGAAATCACGGACCGGATGACAACATTGTACGACGACTTGGACCAAGCGGCGGAGAACATCGGGCAGATCCCCATCGAGGAGGCCTCGGACTACGACCGGGTGCTGCAACTCTTTTTCAACCGGTCGCGCCGCACCTTCCGCGCCGTCAAGCTCCTGGCCGAACACGGGTATGGAGAACAATCACTGATTCTGGTGCGGACGCTGTACGAGGATACCGTGAATCTCCTGTACATCAGTACCAATCCGGACCGTTTGGCCAAGCTCTTCCTGGAGTACGCGCACTTCAGGAACTTCAAGTACCTTCAGTATCTGCAGGAGCACTACCCGGACTCACTCAAGCTCGAGGGTTCCGATACGCTGCACACCTTGATCCATGAATATGAGCGGGTCAAACAGAACTACCCGCGGGGCGACAGTTGGAGCGGTCATTCCATCGGCCAACTCGCGCGGACCCTGAATCTGGACGGGCTGCACGAGACCCTGTACAAAATCACCAGCGACCTCGCCCACGGCAATGTCGCCGGGGTGTACCACTTCCTGGTCACCAAAGACAACCGGACCATCGGAGTGCAAAGCGGGACCAGCCTTGACTACGCCACCCAGTCGGTGATTCTGGCCGTCGAGTGTTTCCGGCTGATCCTGAATGAAGTCAACCGCCATTTCAAGCTGCCGTTCGACGAGACCCTGGAGCACACGCGCCGGGGACTGGCCGCCTTGTCGCACTAG